In Macrobrachium rosenbergii isolate ZJJX-2024 chromosome 49, ASM4041242v1, whole genome shotgun sequence, the following are encoded in one genomic region:
- the LOC136832039 gene encoding uncharacterized protein, which translates to MRNFAIILALLPLALGYGIRKPHPELEQQSNQGQIILVPSETHQEQQDCYTSTVLQEIIVTETVPSYVTSTVDNYVTSTSTVHHTDYSTVVSTVVEPSYVTETEYKTEHVTKTEHLTETKVLTETETAIKTVEVVTTEPHYVTTTHYATNTVTESVPHYVTTTSQIENYVTVTQDCLEPQVKAPTKGGYGR; encoded by the exons ATGAG AAACTTCGCCATCATTTTGGCCCTCCTTCCCCTGGCACTCGGGTATGGAATTCGGAAGCCTCACCCAGAGCTGGAACAGCAATCGAACCAAGGGCAGATCATCTTGGTTCCGTCTGAAACCCATCAGGAGCAGCAG GACTGCTACACCAGCACAGTGCTCCAAGAAATCATCGTAACAGAAACTGTTCCATCTTACGTCACGTCAACTGTGGATAACTACGTCACCAGCACTTCAACAGTTCATCACACCGACTACTCCACTGTCGTCAGCACAGTTGTCGAACCCTCCTACGTCACTGAGACCGAATATAAAACCGAACACGTCACTAAGACGGAGCACCTGACCGAGACCAAGGTTCTCACTGAAACTGAG ACTGCCATCAAAACCGTTGAGGTTGTAACAACTGAACCCCATTACGTCACAACCACCCACTACGCAACCAACACAGTGACGGAGTCCGTCCCCCATTATGTCACCACAACGTCACAAATTGAGAACTACGTCACTGTCACCCAGGACTGCTTAGAACCCCAAGTTAAAGCTCCGACGAAGGGCG GATATGGACGTTAA